A part of Paraliobacillus zengyii genomic DNA contains:
- a CDS encoding SulP family inorganic anion transporter yields MNIQKIKQEWFGNVRGDVLAGIVVALALIPEAIAFSIIAGVDPMVGLYAAFCIAVVIAFIGGRPGMISGATGAMALLMITLVADHGLQYLFAATILTGVLQILFGVFKLASFIKFVPRSVMVGFVNALAIMIFTAQFQHFEGETWVMYTLVAVTLAIIYLFPRITNVVPSTLVAIIAVTAFVVFMNVDIRAVGDLGNLTRQLPVFLIPSIPLNFETLMIIFPYSLSLAIVGLLESLLTANIVDDMTDTPSNKNKESRGQGIANIVTGFFGGMAGCAMIGQSVINVKSGGSGRLSSLVAGVFLMFLIIVLGGVVVQIPMAALAGVMIMVSISTFDWSSLQNIHKIPRTDALVMVVTVVTVVITHDLSIGVMAGVLLSAIFFAAKISKVKVKKIVEVEGTKHVYKIYGQIFFASVNDLIDKFDYTDDIEEIEIDLSNSHLWDDSAIGALDKIETKFEQNHVKVIYSGLNEESESLKNKIGGLSKASGH; encoded by the coding sequence TTGAACATTCAAAAAATAAAACAAGAATGGTTTGGTAATGTAAGAGGTGATGTGCTAGCTGGTATTGTTGTTGCGTTAGCACTTATACCAGAAGCGATTGCCTTCTCTATTATTGCTGGTGTAGATCCAATGGTTGGACTTTATGCCGCATTTTGTATTGCAGTAGTAATTGCATTTATCGGTGGCCGTCCAGGAATGATTTCTGGTGCTACTGGTGCGATGGCTTTACTAATGATTACATTAGTCGCAGATCACGGTTTACAATATTTATTTGCTGCTACAATTTTAACAGGAGTACTCCAAATCTTATTTGGTGTTTTTAAACTAGCGAGTTTTATAAAATTTGTGCCTCGTTCTGTTATGGTTGGGTTTGTTAATGCACTTGCTATTATGATTTTCACCGCACAGTTTCAACATTTCGAAGGTGAAACGTGGGTTATGTACACGCTCGTTGCAGTTACGTTAGCTATTATTTATTTATTTCCGCGAATTACAAATGTAGTGCCATCAACTCTGGTGGCAATTATTGCTGTTACAGCATTTGTTGTCTTTATGAATGTTGATATTAGAGCAGTAGGTGATTTAGGAAATCTAACACGCCAATTGCCAGTTTTCTTAATTCCATCTATACCGCTTAATTTTGAAACATTAATGATTATATTTCCTTATTCATTGTCACTTGCAATTGTCGGTTTACTTGAGTCATTATTAACTGCAAATATTGTCGATGACATGACAGACACACCAAGTAATAAAAATAAAGAAAGTCGTGGACAGGGAATTGCCAATATCGTAACGGGATTCTTTGGTGGAATGGCAGGTTGCGCAATGATTGGACAGTCTGTTATCAATGTCAAATCAGGTGGAAGTGGTAGATTATCTTCCCTTGTTGCTGGTGTATTCTTAATGTTCTTGATTATTGTACTTGGTGGGGTCGTTGTACAAATCCCAATGGCAGCATTAGCTGGTGTCATGATCATGGTCTCTATTAGTACATTCGATTGGTCCTCATTACAAAATATTCATAAGATACCGAGAACAGATGCATTAGTTATGGTTGTAACTGTTGTAACTGTTGTTATAACCCATGATTTATCTATTGGTGTTATGGCGGGTGTATTATTAAGTGCTATTTTCTTTGCTGCAAAAATTTCTAAGGTGAAAGTGAAGAAAATCGTAGAAGTAGAAGGCACAAAACATGTGTATAAAATTTATGGCCAAATCTTTTTTGCTTCTGTAAATGATCTAATCGACAAGTTTGATTATACAGATGATATAGAAGAGATTGAAATTGATTTATCTAACTCACATCTTTGGGATGATTCAGCAATAGGTGCTTTAGATAAGATAGAGACAAAATTTGAACAAAACCATGTTAAAGTGATTTATTCAGGTTTAAATGAAGAAAGCGAATCGCTTAAAAATAAAATTGGTGGCTTGTCAAAAGCTTCCGGACATTAA
- a CDS encoding coiled-coil domain-containing protein produces the protein MNNKKILVGMTLTFGLIISFPVEKELVYAETQNVIEENRAEIQSELEDKKQDLQDVQAELIALNEDIARVDETIEENENKIKETEVEIETKQEELKIKEQEVKELEEDIDKRFEILKDRASSLQKSGGSAGYLEVIFGSESFTDFIDRVSLVSKIAKADSNLIDQFEADKEELEVQKAKVEEELAELSAMQEELTLMQAQILEQKEENEAKKETLNEKEKASQSIIAELELEDSELAQLEEQAKAQAEEANSQVIEQYAATTSTSSSSSSSNSSTSTTSSTVTVKSSGNASSIMSAGYKYIGNSAYKFGGGRTSSDIANGLFDCSGFVSWAFAQGGISVPASTSGLSGVGQKVSTSDMQPGDLVFFNTYKTNGHVGIYLGGNQFIGSQSSTGVAVANMGSGYWADKFSGHVRRVN, from the coding sequence TTGAATAATAAAAAAATCTTAGTTGGTATGACATTAACATTTGGTTTAATAATATCCTTTCCAGTAGAAAAAGAATTGGTCTATGCTGAAACACAAAATGTGATTGAAGAAAATCGTGCGGAAATTCAATCTGAATTAGAAGATAAGAAACAAGATTTACAAGATGTGCAAGCTGAATTAATAGCTTTAAATGAAGATATTGCACGTGTTGATGAAACAATAGAAGAGAATGAAAACAAAATTAAAGAAACAGAAGTTGAGATAGAAACAAAACAAGAAGAATTAAAGATAAAAGAACAAGAAGTGAAGGAATTAGAAGAAGATATTGACAAACGTTTTGAAATCTTGAAGGATCGTGCATCATCTTTACAAAAATCTGGAGGTTCTGCTGGTTATCTTGAAGTGATTTTTGGTTCAGAAAGTTTCACTGATTTTATTGATCGTGTTTCATTAGTAAGTAAAATCGCTAAAGCCGACAGTAATTTAATTGATCAGTTTGAAGCGGACAAAGAAGAATTAGAGGTACAAAAAGCTAAAGTTGAAGAAGAGTTAGCAGAATTATCTGCAATGCAAGAAGAATTAACATTAATGCAAGCACAGATTTTAGAACAAAAAGAAGAAAATGAAGCAAAAAAAGAGACTTTAAATGAAAAAGAAAAGGCTAGTCAATCTATAATTGCTGAACTAGAATTAGAAGACAGTGAATTGGCACAGTTAGAGGAACAAGCTAAAGCACAAGCAGAAGAAGCAAACAGTCAAGTAATTGAACAGTACGCAGCGACAACAAGTACTTCTAGTAGTTCAAGCAGTTCAAATTCTTCAACATCTACAACGTCGTCAACAGTAACTGTTAAATCTAGTGGAAATGCAAGTAGCATCATGTCTGCTGGTTATAAATATATCGGAAACTCTGCATATAAATTTGGTGGAGGACGTACTTCTTCTGATATAGCAAATGGTTTGTTTGATTGTTCAGGATTTGTTTCATGGGCTTTTGCACAAGGTGGAATAAGTGTACCAGCTAGTACTAGTGGATTAAGCGGAGTTGGACAAAAGGTTTCAACTAGTGACATGCAACCTGGAGATCTTGTGTTTTTCAATACATACAAGACAAACGGTCATGTCGGAATATATCTAGGTGGTAATCAATTTATTGGTTCACAGTCATCTACAGGTGTTGCAGTGGCAAATATGGGTAGCGGATACTGGGCAGATAAATTCAGTGGTCATGTTCGCAGA
- a CDS encoding universal stress protein yields the protein MFSKLLLATDGSEHSIRSADYAVQLAQQFNATVDVVYVIDEKKSKSDVLHHVDKYELKIERQEKIKPVLALLDKEKIDYEVHFTHGEPAPSIIEFAESNQSDCVIVGSRGRNKVQTMILGSVSHKVAKHAHCPVLIIK from the coding sequence TTGTTTTCTAAACTACTACTTGCAACAGATGGTTCAGAGCATTCTATTCGTTCAGCTGATTACGCGGTACAACTTGCGCAACAGTTTAATGCAACTGTAGATGTTGTTTATGTAATTGACGAAAAAAAATCAAAATCAGATGTTCTTCACCATGTCGATAAGTATGAACTGAAAATAGAAAGACAAGAGAAAATAAAGCCTGTATTAGCACTTTTGGATAAAGAGAAAATTGACTATGAAGTTCACTTTACTCATGGAGAACCAGCACCAAGTATTATTGAGTTTGCTGAAAGTAATCAATCAGATTGTGTTATCGTGGGAAGTAGAGGACGTAATAAAGTACAAACAATGATTCTAGGTAGTGTCAGTCACAAAGTCGCAAAACATGCACATTGCCCAGTGTTGATCATTAAATAA
- a CDS encoding DMT family transporter: MPYIFLIFVVIFFAGNILIGKAINDLAPFTIAFFRLFVAFLVVLPVGLKSAWNNRELFLKYKKPFIIMSLTGVTFFNMFIYASLQFTTASNVSVLETVIPVITILLSAWLLKERLRKIQWAGVILSVFGAVWVVLNGEVLQITTINWNIGDFIMVGAILCWAVYSIYVKQYMHFFPSIAGLLVMTSISLIVLFPLVMMEWLFLGVPDLFQSEYVVSLLYLGIFPSLIALLLYNHAVQKLGASKASLFLNFLPVITMLGAYLWLGESITLIQIGGALLVIVGVIITTQVNYKSV, translated from the coding sequence ATTCCTTATATTTTCCTTATTTTTGTAGTTATATTTTTTGCGGGAAATATTTTAATAGGGAAAGCAATTAATGACTTAGCACCGTTTACGATTGCTTTCTTTCGGTTATTTGTGGCATTTTTAGTTGTTTTGCCAGTTGGTTTAAAATCAGCGTGGAACAACAGGGAACTATTTTTAAAATATAAAAAACCTTTCATTATAATGAGTTTGACAGGTGTAACGTTTTTTAATATGTTTATCTATGCTTCGTTACAGTTTACCACTGCTTCTAATGTGTCTGTGTTAGAGACGGTTATTCCGGTGATAACCATTTTATTAAGTGCTTGGTTGTTAAAAGAAAGATTGCGAAAAATACAGTGGGCAGGTGTTATTTTATCTGTTTTTGGAGCAGTTTGGGTTGTACTTAATGGAGAAGTCTTGCAAATAACGACGATTAATTGGAATATCGGTGATTTTATTATGGTTGGGGCTATCCTTTGTTGGGCGGTATATTCGATCTATGTAAAGCAATACATGCACTTTTTTCCTTCCATTGCTGGACTGCTTGTGATGACAAGTATTTCACTTATAGTATTATTTCCTCTGGTCATGATGGAGTGGTTATTCTTAGGTGTACCAGATCTATTCCAAAGTGAGTATGTCGTTAGTTTATTATATTTAGGTATATTCCCAAGTTTAATTGCGTTACTATTATATAATCATGCCGTACAAAAATTAGGCGCATCTAAGGCGTCATTATTTCTAAATTTCTTACCAGTCATTACAATGCTCGGTGCGTATCTTTGGTTAGGTGAATCGATTACGCTCATACAAATAGGTGGTGCATTGCTTGTAATAGTAGGTGTAATTATTACAACACAAGTAAACTACAAATCCGTTTAA
- a CDS encoding haloacid dehalogenase type II encodes MPQQSIKAFVFDVYGTLFDVHSVGDNCEKMYPGKGTEISKTWREKQIQYSNLHQLMGNYQTFLTVTKEALRYAVKQHGEQLDQNSEKELINSYLHLVTYPEVKEILSQIQNKKIAVFSNGSHDMLDPLIKESEISSLIHQLISVDEIKQFKPTVASYDYALQQLGVQREEVLFMSSNGWDISGAKNYGFQTAWINRKNLPVEELNLEPNSIYQNLQGILEWKD; translated from the coding sequence ATGCCACAACAATCTATTAAAGCGTTCGTCTTCGATGTCTACGGTACACTGTTTGATGTTCATTCAGTTGGCGACAATTGCGAAAAAATGTATCCTGGAAAAGGTACTGAAATCAGTAAAACTTGGAGAGAAAAGCAAATACAATATTCAAACTTACACCAATTAATGGGGAATTATCAAACTTTCCTCACCGTTACAAAAGAAGCACTACGTTATGCAGTAAAGCAACACGGTGAACAACTTGATCAAAACTCAGAAAAAGAATTAATTAATAGCTACTTACATCTTGTAACCTATCCAGAAGTAAAAGAGATACTATCACAAATACAAAATAAAAAAATTGCCGTTTTCTCAAATGGTTCGCACGATATGTTAGACCCGTTAATTAAGGAATCGGAAATCTCCAGTCTTATTCATCAACTCATCAGTGTAGATGAGATAAAACAATTTAAGCCTACGGTTGCTTCCTATGATTATGCTTTACAACAACTTGGTGTACAACGTGAAGAAGTATTATTTATGTCTTCTAATGGTTGGGACATTTCTGGAGCGAAAAACTATGGATTCCAGACAGCCTGGATAAATCGCAAGAATTTACCTGTAGAAGAATTAAACCTTGAACCAAATAGTATTTATCAAAATTTACAAGGCATTCTAGAATGGAAAGATTAA
- a CDS encoding peroxiredoxin family protein produces MSEFELGKTVPNLILPTATGEEYNFEEQRKQKEDWYLIIFFRGSWCPACMSELDALEEGKDYFNKKDIHIITISTDNLNALTDMTKEHKFSFTVLSDEQHQAIKDYQVHYHKENAPYEDHGAHGEPAYFLVDENGRLLYQQRQTSPFGRPSVTELRKITTYIHKNMK; encoded by the coding sequence ATGTCAGAATTTGAACTTGGAAAAACTGTTCCTAATCTAATTCTTCCTACTGCAACAGGTGAGGAATATAATTTTGAGGAACAGCGCAAACAAAAAGAAGATTGGTATTTAATTATCTTTTTCCGTGGCTCATGGTGTCCAGCATGTATGAGTGAGTTGGATGCATTAGAAGAAGGAAAAGATTACTTTAACAAAAAAGACATTCATATCATTACGATCTCAACTGACAATTTAAATGCTTTAACAGACATGACAAAAGAACATAAATTCAGCTTTACAGTACTTTCAGATGAACAGCATCAGGCAATCAAAGATTATCAGGTTCACTATCACAAGGAAAATGCACCATATGAAGATCACGGTGCACACGGAGAACCCGCTTACTTTTTAGTTGATGAAAACGGTCGTTTGCTTTATCAACAAAGACAGACAAGTCCATTCGGAAGGCCATCTGTAACAGAACTAAGAAAGATCACAACTTATATCCATAAAAATATGAAATAA
- a CDS encoding helix-turn-helix domain-containing protein, which yields MEKEIMTIAQVAEYLQLSEMTTYKLVQEGKLPGFKIGRHWRIKRDDLDEFIEKLKKGERL from the coding sequence ATGGAGAAAGAAATCATGACAATCGCACAAGTTGCAGAATACTTGCAACTGAGTGAAATGACTACATATAAACTTGTACAAGAAGGAAAACTCCCTGGCTTTAAAATTGGTAGACATTGGCGCATTAAAAGGGATGATTTAGACGAATTTATTGAAAAACTAAAAAAAGGTGAAAGACTATAA
- the aroD gene encoding type I 3-dehydroquinate dehydratase, whose amino-acid sequence MKKEIHVKGVTIGSGNPKICVSLIENSADRLVEEAKALRTLEIDLVEWRVDFFKDVGNVKLVKEALEEIRHVLPNTPLIFTFRTESEGGEKQDQLVDYFQLNKEIIETNMLDMIDIELSTNKEKRQALIECAHANHISVIVSNHDFDKTPSKDEIISRLCLAEEINADVAKIAVMPRSPRDVITLLDATETMYRSYAKGPIITMSMGSIGVISRMAGGIFGSAVTFAAAEQASAPGQLAVSDLVQILNKL is encoded by the coding sequence GTGAAAAAAGAAATTCATGTAAAAGGTGTAACAATTGGTTCAGGTAATCCAAAGATTTGTGTGTCATTAATAGAAAATTCAGCGGATAGATTGGTTGAGGAAGCAAAGGCTTTGCGCACACTTGAAATTGATTTAGTTGAGTGGCGTGTTGACTTTTTCAAAGATGTTGGTAATGTAAAGTTAGTAAAAGAAGCGCTTGAAGAAATTCGTCACGTTCTCCCAAATACACCATTAATTTTCACTTTTCGCACAGAAAGTGAAGGGGGAGAAAAGCAAGATCAATTAGTTGATTATTTTCAGCTAAATAAAGAAATCATCGAAACAAATATGTTAGATATGATAGATATTGAACTTTCTACAAACAAAGAAAAAAGACAAGCACTTATAGAATGTGCACATGCTAATCATATATCTGTAATTGTATCTAATCATGACTTTGATAAGACGCCTTCGAAGGATGAAATTATCTCTCGATTATGTCTTGCAGAAGAAATAAATGCTGATGTAGCGAAGATTGCTGTCATGCCACGTAGTCCTAGAGATGTTATAACATTGTTAGACGCAACAGAAACAATGTATCGGTCATATGCAAAAGGGCCAATTATCACGATGTCAATGGGGAGTATAGGTGTTATTAGCCGTATGGCTGGTGGGATTTTTGGTTCGGCAGTTACTTTTGCTGCTGCAGAGCAAGCATCAGCCCCTGGCCAACTAGCTGTTTCAGACTTGGTACAAATCTTAAATAAATTATAG